Proteins found in one Salinimonas lutimaris genomic segment:
- a CDS encoding cation transporter encodes MSGCGCEVEIKDQSQRQVLYWLLGINATMFVIEMGIGLLADSTALIADSLDMLADAVVYGVALYAIGKSLLHKANAARISGFFQMALGVLIIIDIVRRSIYGSEPVSGLMMAMGAVALVANVICLVIIRKQRNEEVHMRASWIFSANDVIANLGVIFAGVLVFWLDSRWPDLVIGVIVSCVVLRGAKMILEDAGNERQRALNTQS; translated from the coding sequence ATGAGCGGATGTGGGTGCGAAGTTGAAATAAAAGACCAGTCTCAACGACAGGTTTTGTATTGGCTTTTGGGAATAAACGCGACAATGTTTGTTATAGAAATGGGGATCGGGTTGCTTGCTGATTCAACCGCATTAATAGCCGATTCACTTGATATGCTCGCCGACGCAGTTGTCTATGGTGTTGCCCTTTATGCTATTGGTAAATCGCTATTGCACAAAGCCAATGCGGCTAGAATTAGCGGCTTTTTTCAGATGGCACTGGGTGTGTTGATTATCATTGATATTGTAAGACGGTCAATTTACGGTAGCGAACCTGTATCGGGACTAATGATGGCTATGGGGGCAGTTGCACTGGTTGCTAATGTCATTTGTCTTGTGATCATACGCAAACAAAGAAATGAAGAAGTGCATATGCGGGCAAGCTGGATATTTTCAGCCAACGATGTGATTGCCAACTTAGGTGTTATCTTTGCTGGCGTTTTGGTGTTTTGGCTCGATTCTCGATGGCCTGATCTGGTTATCGGTGTGATAGTTTCGTGCGTTGTGTTGCGCGGGGCAAAAATGATCCTCGAAGATGCTGGAAATGAAAGACAGCGAGCGCTTAATACGCAAAGTTGA
- a CDS encoding S-4TM family putative pore-forming effector, whose protein sequence is MENDIIRKQNQEVSINMIAAFRQKYSDIKRVSFIQVVLSVWLSIVLGVLALALKSQLVTGVIGVPQLDISLYVSFYCVVIALADLFLFNKLIDSGKELAAKIQERFDTNVLGISWNITLAGTTPDAEVIYSLKNKFYRVKGNKREHLTNWYNPKVEDVSHHKGVLLCQRMNLYWDKSLRQAVNGRILIALVFWCTVILIVALAQDLSLRTLLLAVVCPLLPILSFSLKLISDNNKSIANLTRLKEVLESAWMDATGQGITIAKLREVQNEIYQHRKTNRPISDRFYWKQKDEFEGDAQYSIEEMIAELEPQTAMA, encoded by the coding sequence ATGGAAAATGACATTATCAGGAAACAAAACCAAGAAGTTTCTATCAATATGATCGCAGCATTCAGGCAGAAATATTCCGATATAAAACGCGTAAGTTTTATACAAGTGGTGTTGTCTGTTTGGTTGTCGATTGTATTGGGGGTACTCGCTTTGGCTTTGAAAAGCCAGTTAGTTACTGGAGTAATCGGAGTACCACAACTTGATATAAGTCTATACGTTTCGTTTTATTGCGTTGTGATAGCGCTTGCAGATTTGTTCCTGTTCAACAAACTAATCGACTCTGGGAAAGAGTTGGCAGCCAAGATTCAAGAGAGATTTGATACTAATGTTCTCGGGATTTCATGGAACATAACGTTAGCCGGAACTACGCCAGATGCGGAGGTTATATATAGTCTTAAGAATAAATTTTACAGAGTAAAGGGTAACAAAAGGGAGCACCTTACTAACTGGTATAACCCTAAAGTTGAGGACGTCTCTCATCACAAGGGTGTTCTGCTGTGTCAACGAATGAACCTTTATTGGGATAAATCTCTTCGACAGGCGGTAAATGGGCGCATTCTTATTGCATTGGTTTTCTGGTGTACAGTCATACTGATAGTCGCATTGGCCCAAGACTTATCTCTTAGGACATTGCTTCTTGCAGTGGTTTGCCCTTTGCTACCGATCCTAAGTTTCTCTCTAAAGCTAATTTCTGATAACAACAAATCTATTGCAAACCTGACGAGGTTGAAAGAAGTCTTGGAGTCCGCTTGGATGGATGCAACAGGCCAAGGTATTACAATTGCGAAACTTCGAGAAGTACAGAATGAAATCTATCAACACAGGAAAACAAACCGGCCTATATCAGACCGATTTTATTGGAAGCAAAAAGATGAATTCGAAGGCGATGCACAATACAGCATTGAAGAAATGATCGCAGAGCTAGAGCCACAAACCGCAATGGCCTGA
- a CDS encoding nucleotidyltransferase — translation MPTSVTGAFNAFQKETVNLDSYRTKSARSSRDWLVGKINAFDNFFPLYTDKHISFGSFARRTKIRPLDDIDIMIALTGQGCSYSEDGFGKITIHVPDDCDAYKHYRHASADSLNSIRIVNEFVRKLSNIDQYKSATIKRNQEAAVLNLKSYDWAFDIVPCFFTTEDALGRTFYIIPDGNGYWKKTDPRRDRYRVTNINTSCSGNMLNVLRLVKYWQKRPTMPSMGSYLLECMVLNYFENKGTCSQFQDMELAGVFDYIANHIFANVPDPKGIQTNLNDKLLYEEREKIYNKATADAIVAKEARNLENDGDHRASINKWRQIFGNNFPEYG, via the coding sequence ATGCCAACATCAGTAACTGGAGCATTCAATGCTTTTCAGAAGGAGACGGTCAATCTCGACTCATATAGAACAAAAAGTGCACGGTCAAGTCGAGATTGGTTGGTCGGCAAAATAAATGCGTTTGATAATTTTTTCCCCTTGTACACCGACAAGCACATTTCCTTTGGCTCTTTTGCAAGAAGAACAAAGATACGCCCACTCGATGACATAGACATAATGATTGCCCTTACAGGGCAAGGGTGTTCATACTCGGAGGATGGATTTGGCAAAATCACCATTCATGTACCAGATGATTGCGATGCATATAAGCATTACCGGCACGCATCCGCTGATTCATTGAACTCTATTCGGATAGTAAATGAATTTGTCAGGAAGCTATCAAACATTGATCAATACAAGTCCGCGACCATAAAGCGAAACCAAGAAGCAGCTGTCCTCAATCTAAAATCCTATGATTGGGCATTTGATATTGTCCCTTGTTTTTTCACTACTGAAGATGCGTTAGGGAGAACGTTTTATATTATCCCCGATGGAAATGGCTATTGGAAAAAGACAGATCCGCGAAGGGACCGTTATAGAGTGACAAACATCAATACGTCTTGCTCCGGTAATATGCTGAACGTGCTTAGGCTCGTTAAGTATTGGCAAAAACGCCCAACAATGCCATCTATGGGGTCATACCTTCTTGAGTGCATGGTGCTCAATTACTTCGAAAATAAGGGCACTTGTTCTCAATTCCAAGACATGGAATTGGCAGGTGTGTTTGACTACATCGCTAATCATATTTTTGCAAATGTTCCTGACCCGAAAGGCATTCAGACAAACTTGAATGACAAGCTTTTATATGAAGAGCGTGAGAAAATCTACAACAAAGCCACTGCCGACGCCATAGTAGCTAAAGAGGCAAGGAATTTAGAAAACGACGGTGATCACAGAGCAAGTATTAATAAGTGGCGACAAATTTTTGGTAATAACTTTCCGGAGTACGGCTGA
- a CDS encoding efflux RND transporter periplasmic adaptor subunit yields MNTSQFTLLTSARYLLGVLAMLLTLLFATVALADDDDEEAEERPEYVVLSQERMLKHDIVTASAASGSLSLTTRTFGRIVHDPASLSHIRARFDGVVKRIMVNIGDKVEKGDTLAIIESNESLNQYSITSPMSGKIIARHANDGELTNGQVLLSVANYSRAIAQLAIFPKQRTHIAADMEVTLRLEELQQQSSISHITSSPDDKPYSIAFVNVDNGSGYWPLGAMVEGYIQIGFQEVNLALPKSSIQELDGQTIVFVKEGERFYPRQVKLGNTDNRLVEIVKGVQIGQQVVVENSYLLKADLLKMEAGDDD; encoded by the coding sequence ATGAATACATCACAATTTACATTACTCACTAGCGCACGTTACTTGCTTGGCGTGTTAGCCATGCTACTTACTTTATTGTTTGCTACTGTCGCCCTGGCTGATGATGACGATGAGGAAGCCGAAGAAAGACCCGAGTACGTAGTATTATCTCAAGAACGGATGCTTAAACACGATATCGTGACTGCTTCAGCCGCGTCAGGATCATTATCGCTCACAACCAGAACGTTTGGGCGGATAGTTCATGATCCTGCGTCACTGAGTCATATTCGTGCCCGCTTCGACGGTGTTGTAAAACGTATCATGGTGAATATTGGAGATAAAGTAGAAAAAGGTGACACGCTGGCAATCATTGAGTCAAACGAGAGTTTAAATCAATACTCAATCACCTCACCGATGTCTGGAAAAATCATAGCTAGACACGCCAATGATGGTGAGCTCACCAACGGTCAAGTGCTGCTTTCTGTTGCTAATTACTCTCGCGCAATTGCTCAATTGGCTATTTTCCCCAAACAACGTACTCATATTGCCGCTGATATGGAAGTCACTTTAAGGCTTGAGGAATTGCAGCAACAATCAAGTATAAGCCACATTACGTCCTCACCGGATGACAAACCCTATTCTATCGCGTTTGTGAACGTTGATAATGGCAGTGGTTATTGGCCTTTAGGCGCTATGGTAGAGGGTTATATTCAGATTGGTTTCCAAGAAGTCAATCTGGCACTCCCCAAAAGTTCAATACAAGAGTTAGATGGGCAAACCATTGTTTTTGTCAAAGAAGGGGAACGATTTTACCCCCGCCAAGTAAAACTTGGGAACACGGACAACCGTTTAGTAGAGATTGTGAAGGGCGTTCAAATAGGCCAGCAAGTCGTTGTAGAAAATAGCTATCTACTAAAAGCTGATTTATTAAAAATGGAGGCGGGCGATGATGACTAA
- a CDS encoding cation diffusion facilitator family transporter, translating into MTHSHSHTSEKIGWAFFLNFGFTIIEFIGGWLTNSTAIMADAVHDLGDTLSIGSAWLLNKLGTKSATKEFTYGYRRLSLLGALINGIVLIVGSAWILYEAVPRLSNPEMPETEGMIVLAILGVLVNGFAAYKLQGGKSLNEKVLNWHLLEDVLGWVAVLIVAIVMQFKDWPVLDPVLSIGFTLFILFNVIRNLVSTVKLFFQASPNNSLLQNVTDKLLELDAVSDLHHLHIWSLDGEHHVATVHVVSQFESKAEYLELKESVSNALQEFELSHTAIEIELTSEKCRDAD; encoded by the coding sequence ATGACGCACTCACATTCCCATACCTCAGAAAAAATTGGCTGGGCTTTTTTCCTTAACTTTGGCTTCACTATCATTGAGTTCATTGGAGGATGGTTAACAAACAGTACCGCTATTATGGCGGATGCCGTGCATGACTTAGGTGACACATTGTCAATTGGCAGTGCGTGGCTTCTGAATAAACTCGGCACTAAAAGCGCGACGAAAGAGTTTACCTATGGCTATCGCCGGCTGAGTTTACTTGGGGCGCTGATAAACGGCATTGTTTTAATCGTTGGTTCCGCCTGGATCCTTTATGAAGCTGTGCCACGCCTGAGTAACCCGGAGATGCCAGAAACAGAAGGCATGATTGTACTGGCTATTCTTGGCGTACTGGTCAACGGCTTCGCCGCTTATAAATTACAAGGTGGTAAATCGCTAAATGAAAAAGTTCTGAACTGGCATTTACTCGAAGACGTTTTAGGTTGGGTAGCGGTACTCATTGTCGCTATTGTTATGCAGTTCAAAGACTGGCCCGTTCTGGATCCTGTTCTTTCTATCGGATTTACACTTTTCATACTGTTCAATGTTATCCGAAACCTCGTCAGCACTGTGAAGCTGTTTTTTCAGGCGTCACCAAACAATAGTCTTTTACAAAACGTAACTGATAAACTGCTTGAACTTGATGCTGTTAGCGATCTGCATCACCTGCATATCTGGTCATTAGATGGTGAGCATCATGTCGCGACAGTTCACGTCGTTAGTCAATTTGAGTCGAAAGCTGAATATCTTGAATTAAAAGAAAGTGTGTCCAACGCGCTGCAAGAGTTTGAGTTATCGCATACAGCTATTGAAATTGAGCTTACCAGCGAAAAATGTCGGGATGCTGATTAA
- a CDS encoding TolC family protein, giving the protein MSSSRPLGIKKASSAYLKLISAVLVTMSISVQSANAQKSSITLENALKRTLSNNPDLVVFEFKSSALDGESKMASLRPEMSVGVEVENVLGTGEVSGIKDAELTLTLSSVIELGDKVSGRMNVVSSKKAQLLTQRRIRTLDILGETTRRYINVIVQQALHKTEQRAEMLARTMLQTVSTRVEAGASSPLEKKRAESALSQARLSLLISEQKLNEYKRDLAIMWGDTNAAFAEVEGTLLSFPNSLSLEHMLSQLQSNPHVLLYADNYRVQEARLRVVQASQQFDIAWEAGIRRMQGINDTALVASISVPLNTKQRNLGEYEQQRALLDSIDYQKQAKIRELTRQLNQVISAKDQALLTVTTLQDNVVPTLESALKLARDGYESGRYNYIEWVTTQQQLIDMQRTLIKAAGLVHLRSADLEALTGIPVFSDSPSTSAQSSELLEKK; this is encoded by the coding sequence ATGAGTTCTTCACGCCCATTGGGCATAAAAAAAGCTAGCTCAGCGTATCTGAAATTGATATCTGCTGTACTGGTAACCATGAGCATATCTGTTCAATCTGCCAATGCGCAAAAGTCTTCAATCACGCTTGAAAATGCGCTCAAACGCACATTATCAAACAACCCAGATTTAGTTGTGTTCGAATTTAAATCTTCGGCTTTGGATGGTGAATCAAAAATGGCCAGCTTACGACCTGAAATGTCTGTTGGGGTTGAAGTTGAAAATGTGTTGGGAACAGGCGAAGTGTCTGGTATCAAAGATGCCGAATTGACACTGACCTTATCGTCGGTCATCGAGCTTGGAGATAAAGTCAGCGGCCGAATGAATGTGGTGAGTTCAAAAAAAGCACAACTGCTTACACAACGGCGCATTCGTACGCTGGACATCTTGGGTGAAACAACTCGACGATATATCAATGTCATTGTCCAACAAGCGTTGCACAAGACTGAGCAACGAGCTGAAATGCTGGCTCGCACAATGCTTCAGACAGTCTCTACACGGGTTGAAGCGGGGGCTTCTTCACCACTTGAGAAAAAACGTGCAGAGTCAGCGTTGTCGCAGGCGCGTTTGTCGTTATTGATAAGTGAACAAAAACTCAATGAGTATAAACGCGACCTGGCCATCATGTGGGGTGACACTAACGCTGCGTTTGCGGAAGTTGAAGGGACACTGTTATCGTTTCCAAATTCACTATCACTTGAACATATGCTTTCACAGCTTCAAAGCAATCCACACGTTCTGCTTTATGCTGATAACTATCGGGTACAAGAGGCCAGATTGAGAGTGGTTCAGGCCAGTCAGCAGTTCGACATTGCGTGGGAAGCCGGTATCCGAAGAATGCAGGGAATTAATGACACAGCGTTAGTCGCCAGTATTTCGGTGCCGTTAAATACCAAGCAGCGGAATCTAGGAGAATACGAACAACAGCGCGCATTGCTTGACAGTATCGACTATCAAAAACAAGCGAAAATTCGTGAACTCACTCGCCAATTAAATCAAGTCATTAGCGCAAAAGACCAAGCCTTGCTCACTGTTACGACCCTTCAAGACAATGTCGTTCCCACATTGGAATCTGCATTGAAATTGGCGCGGGATGGCTATGAAAGTGGTCGCTACAACTATATAGAGTGGGTGACAACGCAACAGCAACTCATAGATATGCAACGAACACTGATAAAAGCCGCAGGCTTAGTCCACCTTCGAAGCGCAGATCTAGAGGCACTTACGGGAATTCCCGTGTTTTCTGACTCTCCCTCGACGTCTGCTCAATCATCAGAATTACTAGAGAAAAAATAA
- the cadR gene encoding Cd(II)/Pb(II)-responsive transcriptional regulator, translating to MKIGDVAKTTGCSIQTIRFYEKKGLLPELKRSSGNYRVYDKGTIEQLLFIKQCRSLDMSIMEVKTLMDSRSRPDQSCSNINTLIAKHLSDVIIRIEELNALKSSLENMASSCDQDKTIRDCGILNYLHT from the coding sequence ATGAAAATTGGTGATGTCGCAAAGACGACAGGCTGTAGTATTCAGACCATTCGTTTTTATGAAAAGAAGGGGCTCTTGCCTGAGCTTAAGCGCTCAAGTGGAAATTATCGTGTCTACGACAAGGGGACTATTGAACAACTCCTGTTTATCAAACAGTGTCGTTCATTAGATATGTCTATCATGGAAGTAAAAACGCTAATGGACAGTCGTTCGAGGCCAGATCAGAGCTGTTCAAATATCAATACGTTAATAGCTAAGCATTTATCAGACGTCATTATTCGCATTGAAGAGCTAAACGCATTAAAGTCATCACTCGAAAATATGGCGTCATCGTGTGACCAAGACAAAACCATTAGGGACTGTGGTATTTTAAATTATTTACACACTTAA